Within Micromonospora narathiwatensis, the genomic segment CGGCGGGCGGCCCGAGCGGCCGTACGGTCGGCTCGGTGAGCTCGACCCCGGCGGGGGCGGTGTCGTTCGCGACCACCGTGGCCGTGACCTCGACCACGGTCTCCTCGGTGAGCTTCTCCACGGCCGCGCGTACGGCCGGGTCGGTGACCACCACCTGGGCCAGGCCGGCGGCGTCCCGGACGATCAGGAACGCCACCGACTTGAGCAGCCGGCGGCGGTGCACCCAGCCGGCGATCCGGACGGTGTCGCCGACGTAACCGTGGAGCTGGGAGGACAGGATGCGTGGCATGGTGGGCTGCTCCTTGATCAATCGCAACGCCTTCGCCGCCCTGGGGCGGCGAAGCATCGCCTCAGCCCCGGGAGGTGTGGGCGAGCGGGATCCTCGCGGTGCCACCACACCTTCGCCCCCACCGGAGCGGGAGCCTCATTCGTCGCCCGGTGACGGGGGCCGGCCGGCGGGCTCTACTGGGCGCAGGACGCCGTTCTTCCCGCAGCTCGGGAGGGTCTTCGCGGGCCGGCGCCAGACCGCCTCTCAGCAACCGGCGGCTCTCTGGCTGGCGGGTCGGCGCGCTACTCGGCTCCGTCGCAGCTTTGTCGGGCAGGGTAACACCCCGTTCCGGGCCGTGTGACAGCCTTTTCCCGTGGTTGGGTGTTCAGCGTCACGACATCTACGGCGTGACGGCGGTCGCCCGACGTTCATCGACCGGCACCGTCCGGCGTAGGCTCGGATTCGTGACGATCGAGCACTCCACGCCGACGACCCCGCAGGCCAACCGCAGCAGCACGGTGGCACCCGAGGGGCGGCGGCTGCTGCGGATCGAGGCGCGCAACGCCGAGACGCCGATCGAGCGAAAGCCGCCGTGGATCAAGGTCAAGGCCAAGATGGGGCCGGAGTACACCCAGCTGCGCGGGCTGGTCTCGCGCGAGGGGCTGCACACGGTCTGCCAGGAGGCCGGCTGCCCCAACATCTACGAGTGCTGGGAGGACCGGGAGGCCACCTTCCTCATCGGTGGCGACCAGTGCACCCGGCGCTGCGACTTCTGCCAGATCGACACCGGCAAGCCGGCCGAGTTCGACGCCGATGAGCCCCGCCGGGTCGCCGAGTCGGTCGCCGCGATGGGCCTGCGCTACGCCACCATCACCGGCGTCGCCCGCGACGACCTGCCCGACGGCGGCGCCTGGCTCTACGCCGAGACGGTCCGGCAGATCCACGCCCTCCGGTCCGGCTGCGGCGTCGAGCTGCTGATCCCCGACTTCAACGCGGTGCCGGAGCAGCTCGCCGAGGTGTTCGGCGCCCGCCCCGAGGTGCTGGCGCACAACGTGGAGACCGTGCCGCGGATCTTCAAGCGGATCCGGCCGGCGTTCCGCTACGAGCGCTCCCTCGACGTGATCCGCCAGGCGCGGGCCGCTGGCCTGGTCACCAAGAGCAACCTGATCCTCGGCATGGGCGAGGAGCGGGCCGAGGTCTCCCAGGCGCTGCGCGACCTGCACGAGGCCGGCTGCGAGCTGATCACCATCACGCAGTACCTGCGCCCCTCCCCCCGGCACCACCCGGTCACCCGCTGGGTCAAGCCGGAGGAGTTCGTCGAGCTGCGCGAGGAGGCCGAGGAGATCGGCTTCGCCGGCGTGATGAGCGGTCCGCTGGTCCGGTCGTCGTACCGCGCCGGGCGGCTCTACCAGCAGGCGCTCTCCGCCCGCGAGGGGGCGGTCGCCGCCGGCTGAGGCCGGCTCTCCGGCCGCGTCACCCACCGTCGGCCGCCGCCCGGATGCCATGATCGCAGGCATGACCGCCGGGGTACGCCAGGAGCCACGCGAGGGCGCTCACGCGAGTACGCCCCGGCGGCCCCGGCTGCCCGCGCTGCTCGCCCTGCTCGTCGGGCTGGCCGGGGTCGGGTACCGGCTGGCGCTGCTGCTCGCCGACGCCCCGCCGACCAACAGCGACGAGGCGACGATGGGGCTGGCCGCCCTGCACATCGCCCGGGGCGAGGACTTCCCGGTCTGGTTCTACGGCCAGGCGTACATGGGGCCGCTGGAGGCGTACCTCGCCGCGCCGCTGGTCGCGCTGACCGGGCCGTCGGTGCTCGCGATGCGGCTGCCCACCCTC encodes:
- the lipA gene encoding lipoyl synthase, which produces MTAVARRSSTGTVRRRLGFVTIEHSTPTTPQANRSSTVAPEGRRLLRIEARNAETPIERKPPWIKVKAKMGPEYTQLRGLVSREGLHTVCQEAGCPNIYECWEDREATFLIGGDQCTRRCDFCQIDTGKPAEFDADEPRRVAESVAAMGLRYATITGVARDDLPDGGAWLYAETVRQIHALRSGCGVELLIPDFNAVPEQLAEVFGARPEVLAHNVETVPRIFKRIRPAFRYERSLDVIRQARAAGLVTKSNLILGMGEERAEVSQALRDLHEAGCELITITQYLRPSPRHHPVTRWVKPEEFVELREEAEEIGFAGVMSGPLVRSSYRAGRLYQQALSAREGAVAAG